A DNA window from Mytilus edulis chromosome 14, xbMytEdul2.2, whole genome shotgun sequence contains the following coding sequences:
- the LOC139502645 gene encoding uncharacterized protein: protein MKLITSLVFTVVWYGYTDSRSLSTYRYSAIVGDTVTLFCPEKSQKSVIWYGPPDYMPYSENERINPVLISKKVVTSGNHTTGEYNLELRNVSYSNQGNYRCRLLKSRPVEYDMLLVIDYQPHPVNETTDYFETNERHTETISTERAIQNTITQNGYNFSNFSEIVRHNDCTNSNDNEFHFIVVCIASIVIIVVTVSCIGILTSIYYKNKYKKKQSVPEIEITHDYEEIESVNGDVLQVAAVADGQIVEGNTTVIGIDGDPTLTLDTNIQIKNELNIANTIQESKENNLLATFFQSETDLITVYENHSNEIEDPDAYLHPYETLGSEDYLDPYQPLQLR, encoded by the exons ATGAAGCTAATTACATCCCTAGTATTTACTGTTGTATGGTATGGATATACTG ATTCAAGATCACTTTCAACGTACCGGTATAGTGCAATTGTTGGGGATACAGTTACACTGTTTTGTCCAGAGAAGTCCCAAAAATCTGTAATATGGTACGGACCTCCAGACTACATGCCTTATAGTGAAAATGAACGAATAAATCCTGTACTTATCAGCAAAAAGGTCGTTACATCTGGTAATCATACAACGGGAGAATATAATCTTGAACTTCGCAATGTATCGTATTCCAACCAAGGAAATTACAGGTGTAGATTATTAAAGAGTAGGCCGGTGGAATATGATATGCTGCTTGTAATAGATT ATCAACCGCACCCTGTTAATGAAACAACTGACTACTTTGAAACAAATGAAAGGCATACGGAAACCATCTCTACTGAACGTGCCATACAAAATACCATAACACAGAATGGGTACAATTTCAGTAACTTCAGCGAGATCGTTAGGCACAATG atTGCACAAACAGTAATGACAATGAATTTCATTTCATAGTCGTATGCATAGCTTCAATAGTAATTATAGTTGTAACTGTTTCCTGCATCGGTATTTTGACATCAATATACTACAagaataaatataagaaaaaacaaagtGTTCCAGAAATCGAAATAACGCATGACTACGAGGAAATCGAAAGCGTGAATGGTGACGTGTTACAAGTTGCAGCAGTTGCTGATGGACAAATAGTCGAAGGAAACACTACAGTTATCGGAATAGATGGAGACCCAACTCTGACTTTGgatacaaatattcaaattaaaaacgaATTAAACATCGCGAATACAATACAAGagtcaaaagaaaacaatttgcTTGCCACATTTTTTCAGAGTGAGACCGATTTAATAACTGTTTATGAAAACCATAGCAACGAAATTGAAGATCCAGATGCATACCTTCATCCGTATGAAACACTAGGATCAGAAGACTACCTTGATCCATACCAACCACTGCAGTTACGATAA
- the LOC139502646 gene encoding uncharacterized protein, which produces MALMFLPNSNQKWLTTCKTLSLLVLVAIDLCSGSVSWSLATKPAVFGNDIELHCNLDNDTSLNGSRHWSKGDNVKVLVVNGKTVNDTKYSEELDKAKRTSILTITSLDTGDVNVPYTCQHGFQTYTKVLNMTVENFEYHPDKTNASFNQEDDHVLFAMKFEKVFPVPTCKASYGDQNITNLLNISSVLEDVFYKVEINLKYHHISKECIHHPFVLDCCVGTKTIKQRFETANDVCLEMTPELKTDEKPKESEKDQTLGTVGQVVFGIVFLIYCVIFPLTFAYIKYNNKY; this is translated from the exons ATGGCATTGATGTTTCTTCCAAATTCGAATCAAAAGTGGTTAACAACTTGTAAAACG TTATCCCTGCTGGTACTGGTGGCTATAGATTTATGCAGTG GATCGGTTTCATGGAGCCTGGCCACTAAACCAGCAGTGTTTGGTAACGATATTGAATTACATTGTAATCTTGACAATGATACATCACTCAATGGTTCCAGGCATTGGAGTAAAGGAGACAACGTTAAAGTGTTGGTGGTAAATGGCAAGACTGTAAACGATACAAAATATTCTGAGGAACTAGATAAGGCAAAACGTACTTCCATTTTAACTATAACTTCATTAGATACTGGTGATGTGAACGTTCCATACACGTGCCAACATGGCTTCCAAACGTACACGAAAGTTTTGAATATGACTGTGGAGAACTTCGAAT ATCATCCTGACAAAACCAATGCATCTTTCAATCAGGAAGACGATCATGTGTTATTTGCAATGAAATTTGAAAAGGTGTTCCCAGTTCCTACTTGCAAAGCGTCATATGGG GATCAAAACATTACAAACTTGTTGAACATAAGTTCCGTTCTTGAGGATGTATTTTACAAAGTTGAAATCAACCTGAAGTATCATCACATCTCGAAAGAATGTATTCATCATCCTTTCGTGCTCGACTGCTGCGTCGGAACAAAGACGATCAAACAACGTTTTGAGACGGCCAATGATGTTTGTCTGGAAATGACCCCAGAATTAAAAACTG aCGAAAAACCAAAGGAATCCGAGAAGGATCAGACCCTTGGAACTGTTGGACAAGTTGTATTCGGGATAGTGTTTTTGATTTATTGTGTTATATTCCCACTAACATTTGCATACATAAAGTATAATAATAAGTACTAA